Below is a genomic region from Tepidiforma bonchosmolovskayae.
CTGCGCGAGGGCGCCACGGGTACCGACCTCGTCCTCCGGGTGACCCAGATGCTGCGCGAACGCGGCGTCGTCGGAAAATTCGTCGAGTTCTACGGGACCGGCCTGACGGGCCTGCCGCTCGCGGCCCGGGCCACCATCGCGAACATGGCGCCTGAGTACGGCGCCACGATGGGTTTCTTCCCGGTCGACGACGAAACGCTCGCCTACCTCCGCTTCACCGGCCGGGATGAGCGGCTCGTCCGCCTCGTGGAGGCGTACTGCAAGGCCCAGGGACTCTTCCGGACCGACGAGACGCCGGACCCGGTCTTCTCCGAGACGCTGGAGCTGGACCTCGGCGACGTCGAGCCGTCGATTGCCGGCCCACGGCGGCCGCAGGACCGGGTTCCGCTGCGGCTCGCGAAGGCCGACTGGGAGAAGAACCTCGCCGCCATGGTCCCGCCCGAGAAGCGGTCAGCGACCGCGGCAGTCCGGAACGGGACGTCCTTCGAGCTGCGGCACGGGTCGGTGGTCATCGCGGCGATCACGAGCTGCACCAACACGTCGAACCCCGAGGTCATGCTCGGCGCGGGGCTGCTTGCGCGGAAGGCGGTTGAGCGCGGCCTTGCGACACCCCCCTGGGTGAAGACGAGCCTGGCGCCGGGTTCCCAGGTGGTTACCGAGTACCTCGCTGAGGCCAGGCTGACGCCGTACCTCGACCGGCTCGGCTTCGAACTTGTCGGCTACGGGTGCACGACCTGCATCGGCAACTCCGGTCCGCTCGACCCGCGGATCAGCGACGCGATCCGGGAGCATGACCTCGTGGCCGTAGCGGTTCTCTCGGGGAACCGGAACTTCGAAGGTCGCGTCAACCCGGACACGCGGGCGAACTACCTCGCCTCGCCGCCGCTGGTGGTCGCGTATGCGCTGGCGGGGCGGATGGATATCGACTTCGCCACCGAGCCTATCGGGACCGGTAAAGACGGCAAGCCGGTCTTCCTCGCCGATATCTGGCCATCGCAGGCTGAGGTCGAGGAGGCGATTCGCACCTCGGTCCGTTCCGAAATGTTCCGCAGGAAGTACGCCGACGTGTTCAAGGGCGATGAGCGGTGGCGAAATCTTCCGACGCCCTCGGGCGACCTCTTCGCGTGGGACCCGAAGTCGACCTACATCAAGCGGGCGCCGTACTTCGACAACCTGTCGCTCGAGCCGGCGCCGCTGACCGATATCGAAGGCGCCCGCGTGCTGGTCATGGTGGGCGACTCGGTCACGACGGACCACATCTCGCCAGCCGGCAACATCAGCCCGAACAGCCCGGCAGGGGTCTGGCTCCGGGAGATGGGCGTGGCCAGGGAGGACTTCAACCAGTACGGCGCGCGCCGGGGCCACGACGAGGTGATGGTGCGCGGCACCTTCGCGAACATCCGCCTGCGGAACCTGCTCGCCCCGGGCACCGAAGGCGGCGTGACCCGCCATCTGCCGGACGGCGAGGAGATGACCATCTTCGATGCGTCGGTGAAATACCGGGCCGAGGGCGTGCCGCTCATCGTCATCGCCGGCAAGGAGTACGGGACCGGCTCTTCCCGCGACTGGGCGGCGAAGGGCGTCAAGCTGCTCGGGGTCCGAGCCGTCATCGCCGAATCGTACGAGCGCATCCACCGCAGCAACCTGGTCGGGATGGGCGTCCTGCCGCTCCAGTTTCTGCCCGGGGAGAACCGTGAAACGCTCGGCCTCACCGGGACCGAGGTGTACACCATTCGCGGCGTCGCGCAGGGGCTGGCTCCGCGCGCGCTGCTCGACGTGACCGCCCGGCGGGACGATGGCAGCGAACGGACCTTCAAGGTCGTGTGCCGAATCGATACGCCGGTGGAGCTCGACTACTACCGCCACGACGGCATCCTGCCGTACGTCCTGCGCCAGATCGCGGCTCAGCCCGCCAGCTAACCCGGGAGCAGCACCATGGAGAAGATCAAAGTCCTCAATCCGGTCGTCGAACTCGACGGCGACGAGATGACGCGCATCATCTGGCGCTTCATCAAAGAAAAGCTCATCCTGCCGTACCTCGACATCAAGCTCGAGTACTACGACCTCGGTATCGAGAACCGGGACGCGACCAACGACCAGGTCACTGTCGACGCTGCGTACGCCATCAAGAAGTATGGCGTCGGGGTGAAGTGCGCCACCATCACGCCGGATGAAGCGCGGGTCAAAGAGTTCAACCTGAAGCAGATGTGGAAGTCCCCGAACGGGACGATCCGCAACATCCTCGGCGGGGTGGTCTTCCGCGAGCCGATCATCTGCCGGAATATCCCGCGGCTCGTACCGGGCTGGACGAAACCGATCGTGATCGGGCGCCACGCGCACGGCGACCAATACCGGGCAACCGATTTCCGCGTACCGGGCCCGGGGACGGTAACGATCAGCTGGACGCCAGCCGACGGCGGGGAGCCGATGCAGTTCGAGGTCGCCAAGTTCGACGGCCCGGGCGTGGCGATGGGCATGTACAACTTCGATGACTCGATCCGCGACTTCGCCCGCGCCTCGTTCCGCTACGGCCTGGAGCGGAACTACCCGGTCTACCTCTCGACCAAGAACACCATCCTGAAGGCGTACGACGGGCGCTTCAAGGACATCTTCCAGGAGGTGTTCGACACCGAGTTTGCGGAGGAGTTCAAGGCACGCGGCCTGACCTACGAGCACCGGCTGATCGACGATATGGTCGCTTCAGCGCTGAAGTGGGAGGGCGGCTACGTCTGGGCCTGCAAGAACTACGACGGCGACGTCCAGTCCGACACCGTGGCCCAGGGGTTCGGATCGCTCGGACTGATGACGTCGGTGCTGCTCACGCCGGACGGCAAGACCTGCGAGGCGGAGGCCGCCCACGGGACGGTGACCCGCCACTACCGGGCCTACCAGCGCGGTGAGAAAACCTCGACGAACCCCATCGCCTCGATCTTTGCTTGGACCCGCGGCCTTGCCTTCCGGGCGAAGCTCGACGGCACGCCGGAGGTCGCGCGGTTCGCGGAGACACTCGAACAGGTCTGCGTCGAGACGGTGGAGAGCGGCAAGATGACGAAGGACCTCGCGATCCTGGTCTCGCCGGACACACCGTGGCTCACAACGGAAGAGTTCCTCGACGAACTCGACCGGAACCTGCGGGCGAAAATGGCGACCTGGGCGAACGCCTAGCCCGGTCCTTACGTCAGCCGGCGCACGAACCAGATTCCCCCTTCAGGCCCCTCCCCGTGGAGGGGCCTGAAGCCCATCCGCATCCAGAAGTAGACGGAGAGTCCGAACTGCGGGTGCGCGCGCGCCCGGAGACGGGTCCAGCCCGCCTGACTGGCGGCGAGGGCGAAGAGCCGGGCGGCCTCCGAGCCGGCGCCGTAGCCGCGCTCTGCTTCGTCGATACAGAGCTCCCAGGCGATGAGTTCGCCCAGTCCGCCGGGCAGCACCTCCAGCCGGCCGATGTTTCGCCCATCTTTCAGCCGGACAACTGCCAGGCTGCCGGGGCGTGCGGGCACGAGTTCGACCCGTTCGCCGCGTACAGCAAGATTTCCGGCGAGGTCAGCCACGGCTGAGCCAGTCCTCAATGGCTGCAGCGACTTCGTCGGTCGAACCGCGGAAGCGGGTGCACGGCGGAAGCGAATCGATGAACTGGCGCCCGTACCGCTTCTCCCAGAGACGGCGGTCGAATACTGCGACAACGCCGCGGTCACGCTTGTCGCGAATCAGCCGGCCGAACCCCTGGCGGAAACGGAGGATCGCCGCAGGGACCTGGTACTGGTTGAACGGGTCGTCGTACTGCTCGGCGCGGGCGCGGCCGACAGGGTCGGTCGGCACATCGAAAGGCAGGCGGGTGATCATCACGAGTGAGAGCGCCTCGCCGCGGATGTCGACGCCCTCCCAGAAGCTCGCGCTTCCGAGGACGAGGGTTTCGGGATTTTCGCGCAGCTGTTCGGTAATCCACCTTGGGGTGCCATCAATGCCCTGGGCGAGGACGACGATGCCGGACGGCTCGAGCATCGGGCGGACGAGCCCGGAGACGTGCCGCAGGAGCGCGTTCGAGGTGAAAAGCGCAATCGCGCGGCCGCGGGAGGCGAGGGCAAGGGTCCCGATCGCGCGGGCAAGCCTGCCGGGGAAGTCGGGATGGTTCGGCTCGGGAAGGTCGTCGACCGCAGCGAGCAGGGCGGCCCGCTCGTAGTCGAACGGGGACCCGAGTTCGAGCATGCGAGGGG
It encodes:
- the acnA gene encoding aconitate hydratase AcnA, yielding MAHPDSFGSKRRLDVDGTGYTIFSLEALRDRGFPGVDRLPFSLKILLENLLRLEDGRAVTAEDIAALAGWQPNSGADREIAFTPARVLLQDFTGVPVVVDLASMRDAIVALGGDPARINPLQRVDLVIDHSVQVDYYGRPDAFEKNVELEFERNRERYQFLRWGQQAFRNFRVVPPGTGIVHQVNLEYLASVVFQNEVDGELQAYPDTLVGTDSHTTMINGLGVLGWGVGGIEAEAAMLGQPVAMLIPEVVGFRLTGRLREGATGTDLVLRVTQMLRERGVVGKFVEFYGTGLTGLPLAARATIANMAPEYGATMGFFPVDDETLAYLRFTGRDERLVRLVEAYCKAQGLFRTDETPDPVFSETLELDLGDVEPSIAGPRRPQDRVPLRLAKADWEKNLAAMVPPEKRSATAAVRNGTSFELRHGSVVIAAITSCTNTSNPEVMLGAGLLARKAVERGLATPPWVKTSLAPGSQVVTEYLAEARLTPYLDRLGFELVGYGCTTCIGNSGPLDPRISDAIREHDLVAVAVLSGNRNFEGRVNPDTRANYLASPPLVVAYALAGRMDIDFATEPIGTGKDGKPVFLADIWPSQAEVEEAIRTSVRSEMFRRKYADVFKGDERWRNLPTPSGDLFAWDPKSTYIKRAPYFDNLSLEPAPLTDIEGARVLVMVGDSVTTDHISPAGNISPNSPAGVWLREMGVAREDFNQYGARRGHDEVMVRGTFANIRLRNLLAPGTEGGVTRHLPDGEEMTIFDASVKYRAEGVPLIVIAGKEYGTGSSRDWAAKGVKLLGVRAVIAESYERIHRSNLVGMGVLPLQFLPGENRETLGLTGTEVYTIRGVAQGLAPRALLDVTARRDDGSERTFKVVCRIDTPVELDYYRHDGILPYVLRQIAAQPAS
- a CDS encoding NADP-dependent isocitrate dehydrogenase; this encodes MEKIKVLNPVVELDGDEMTRIIWRFIKEKLILPYLDIKLEYYDLGIENRDATNDQVTVDAAYAIKKYGVGVKCATITPDEARVKEFNLKQMWKSPNGTIRNILGGVVFREPIICRNIPRLVPGWTKPIVIGRHAHGDQYRATDFRVPGPGTVTISWTPADGGEPMQFEVAKFDGPGVAMGMYNFDDSIRDFARASFRYGLERNYPVYLSTKNTILKAYDGRFKDIFQEVFDTEFAEEFKARGLTYEHRLIDDMVASALKWEGGYVWACKNYDGDVQSDTVAQGFGSLGLMTSVLLTPDGKTCEAEAAHGTVTRHYRAYQRGEKTSTNPIASIFAWTRGLAFRAKLDGTPEVARFAETLEQVCVETVESGKMTKDLAILVSPDTPWLTTEEFLDELDRNLRAKMATWANA
- a CDS encoding GNAT family N-acetyltransferase, whose amino-acid sequence is MADLAGNLAVRGERVELVPARPGSLAVVRLKDGRNIGRLEVLPGGLGELIAWELCIDEAERGYGAGSEAARLFALAASQAGWTRLRARAHPQFGLSVYFWMRMGFRPLHGEGPEGGIWFVRRLT